CACAAAGCGCCGTGAGCGCCATCGCGCACGCAAGGAGCGGACTCAGGATGTGGTTTCGAGAGTGCATGAACGACCTCACACGCATGGACTACCAATCTCGCTCCGCGGGCGCCTGTCGCAATCGCTCCTGCGCCTGACGCTGCTCGCGCCGCTTCTTCTCCTTCTCTCGAACCAACTGAAGAAGGCGATCGACCTCCTCGCGGCTCATCGTCCGACGCGGCTCACCCGACGGTGGCTGTGATGAGGCTTCGCCGCTTTCAGGCGCGGCGCTGGCACTCGAGTCACCACCCTGACCCTGCTCGGGTTGGGCGCTGGGCTGCTGCTGTCTCTGCTGGTCCCGATCACGCGAATCTCCAGACGGCTGCGAGGATTGGGGCTGTTGCTGGGGCTCCTTCGGTTCGCCGTCGCCCTTCGGCTCCTGCGGGCGATCATCAAGCGGATTCTCAGGAGGCGCCTGCTGGTCGCGATCCTGCGAGGAGTCCTTGGGTTGCTTTGGCTGCTCCGGCGGCGACTTTCCTTCGCCCTGCTGTTGTGGCGACGGCTTGGATTCCTCCGAAGGTGGTGTGTCCTTCGACTCCTGCGGCCGATCCTGCTGACTCTGTTGACCCTGTTGTCCCTCCTGTCCTTGCTGTCCTTGCTGACCGTCCTGTTGCTGCTGCTGTGAACGGTCACCGGATTGAGGTTGATCCTGCGACTGCTGCTGTTGTTGCTGGTCGTTGGACTGGTCGCCCGATTGCTGCGGCTGACCCTGGTCTCCTTCGCCGGACTCCTGCTGGTCGTCCTTCTCACCTTGCTGCTGTTGCTGCTGCTGTTGTTCCTGTTCGAGCAGCCGGAGAAGGCGATGGGTCGCCTCGGCATTCACGCGGGCATCGCGATCGGTGGGATCGGCAGCGCTTGCATCCTTGAAGTGGGTCAGGGCGCGACGGACCTGCTCGATCGCCTCCTTCATCGCCTCAGGCGAGGGAGCGCCGGCCTCGGAATCGCTCGACACCGCGTCGATGACGGCGCGGCCGCGGTTGTACATGGCCCTCGCGGCGACATCGGCGTTGCGCGACTGTGCGGCACGGCCGAAGAACTCCTGGGCCTTCGCGAGGTTCCCAAGGGCATACTCGGCGAGGCCGAGGTTGTAGGCGACCTCGCTTGCGTCAGGCTTCAGTTCAAGGGCGCGGGCGAGCGCCGAGCGCTCCGACTCGACCTCGCCGCGCTGCCGAGCCGAGCGCGCTTCGAGGATCGCGTCTCGGAAGGCGCGCTCGGTCGCATCGCCCCCTGCTCGACTGCTTGCTGTGGGCGAAGGCAGTGGAGGAAGCGATGGCGACCCGATGTCGGCGGGCGATGGGGCGCTCTCGGGCAAGGTGAGAGGCGCCTGGCTTGCGGGCGCGGGAGTCGTCGTCGCGGGCTGCTGAGCCGCTGCGGGCAGGAGCGCGACCATCGCGAGCGCACTCCCGAAGGCGAAGGCAAGTCGATGATGGTCTTGGAAGCGAGAAGATCTCATGCCGCACCTTCCAATCTCGCCGAGGCGCGCCGCCAGCCGCCATCCCGGCGATCGCTGACCAGGCTCTCCAGCACCAGGAGAAGCAACGCGAGGCCAGCGAACCAGACATACCGCTGAGTTCGCCTCTGGATGGTGCCTCCTTCAAAGGCGCCACGCTCCAGTTGGCCCACGGTCTGCTCATAGATCTCGCCGAAGTCGGCCTGGGCCGTTCCCGCCCTCACAAAGAGCCCTTCGCCCGCCTCGGCCACGCGGGCGAGCAGTTCGGGGTCCATGCGACTCCAGACCTCCTGACCATCGTGCATGAGCCAAGTGCGCTGGGCGCCCCGCGAGAGGGGGATGCGAGCCCCGTCAACCGAGTCGCCGATTCCGACGGTGAAGATTCGAATGCCATGCTCCCGGGCCGCCTTCGCCGCAATCAGCGCGGGATCGCCTTCGCCCATGTCCTCACCGTCGGTCAGGATGACAAGCGCGCGAGGAGCGCCCGTGCCTTCGGGGAAGCTGTCGATGGCCAGCTCGATCGCATCGGCCAGGTAGGTCCCGCCGCGCGCCGCCGATTGCGGAGAGAGTTCGGCGAGGATCGTCCGGAACGCGCCGTAGTTGAGCGTGAGCGGGACACGGATGGCCGGCGCTCCGGCAAACTCGATGAGTCCGACCCGATCACCCGCCGCGCGATCGATGGCATCGGAGACGAACTGCCGCGCGCGATCGAGCCGGTTCGGTGTCGCATCCTCGGCGAGCATGGAGCGGCTCACATCGACCAGGAAGAAGGTATCGAGACCCGTTCGTGGAATCTCCTCGACGCGAAGTCCCCAGCGCGGATCCATGAGCGCCAAGGTGGTCGACATGATGGCGGCGGTCAGCAGCGCGGCTCGCAGCAGCGGTCGCCAGGCGCTGGCGGCCGGCGCGAGGCGCCGCCAGAGCGCGGGCTCGGCGAATCGCGCCCATGCCGCGACCCGCGTGCGCTGACGCCACACCGCCAACGCCAGCAGAATTGCGGCGACGGGAATGATGAGTGCGGCGGCAGGTCTTGCGAACTCGAGGTCCATGGGGGTGGGGAAGGGTGCGTGCGGATCAAGTCAGGCTTCGAAGGCGCGTTTGCGCGAGGAGCATCTCAATGCCGAGGAGGATCACGGCCAAGAGCAGCAGCGGCGGCAGACGGATGCCTTCGATGGTGACGGGTTCCACGGCGAGCGCGGACGATTGCAGATATCGGCGCTCTTCCGTCGCGGTGCGCTCGAGCGCATCGATGCGCTCGTAGATCTGGCGCAGGCTCCGTTCATCGACGGCTCGGAAGTACTCGCCGCCGGTCATCTCGGCCATGCGACGGAGCAGCGCCTCGTCGATGCTGACCGGCTGGTCGACGAAGCGACGACCAAGTGGAGTTTGCACCGGCATCGGTGCCATGCCGCGCGAGCCGACACCGATCGAGTAGATGCGGATTCCAAGCGCCTTCGCCATCTCGGCGGCCAGCATCGGATCGATGTCACCGGCGTTGTTTTCGCCATCGGTCAGGAGAATGATGACACGGCTCTTGATCCTGCGAGTCGAGTCGACGGAGCGATCATCACCGAGCCCGCGAAGGCGCTCGACGGCAAGAGCGACGCCATCGCCAATCGCGGTTCCATCTTCGCCGCCGGGGCCTGCTGGGCGAATCCTCCGAAGGACATCGATGACATAGTCGTGATCGAGTGTGGGAGGCGAGAGGCTGTCGGCGAAGCGCGCGAAAGTCACGAGCCCGATGAGGTCGTTCGGGCGCCCCTTGAGTCCCTCGCCTCCCGCGATGAACTCCGTGGCGACGAGCTTCACCGCATCCAGCCGATCCATTTCGCGCCCGCGCCGGGCGAAGTCCATCGCCTGCATCGAACCGCTGCGGTCGACCACGATCTGGATGGCAATGCCTTCAACGAAGATGCGCGTCTGCTCGTTGGCCTTGACCGGTCGTGCCAGCCCGATCACCAGAAGCGCCGCCGCAAGTGAGCGAAGGAGTGGCAGGAGCCAACGGACCCGCACAAGGAGCCCCTGCGAGGCGGCGCCCGCCTGCCGCAGGGCGGATGCGCCCGGCAACACCACGCTCGCTCGCCACGCTCGATTCATGGGTCTGAGCCAGAAGAGCGGAATCACGAAGAGCAGCAGCAGCCACCACGCCTGCTCGAAGGAGAAGGCGCTCATCGGCGCACCTCCGAGGCGTTGTCCGGAGTGCCCGGAGTCCCGCGCTCCGCGGTCTCATCGACGAAGCCCGAGGCTGCATCGAAGGCCCGCGCGCACTCGCCCTCGGCGGGACGCTCCGCGGCGAACTTCACACGATCGGCGGTCCGCAGGAAGCCTGCGAGAAGAACCTGATGCCCTTCGACGATCATCGGGTGTCGGCTCGCTTCGACGAGGAACTCCTGAGTGGTCTGCTCGGGAGCCCGGATGCCGAAGCGCCGTTCGACATAGCGCCGCACGATGTCAGAGAGCCGCACATAGAAGTCGAGGACTCGACCTTGGGAGGGAAGAGCGTCGCGCCGCAGGGCGCCGAGTGCCTCTCGCGCCTCTTCCTCGGCGGAGATGATGACCGGTGGCGCCGGGCGTCTCAGCCGACGCATCAGGAGCAGTGCGCACGCCGCGACCGCGAGAGCGCCCACACCGGCGAGAAGCCATGGCAACCACTCACCCGGAAGCGCCATGTCGAGCGGGTCCTTGACGGGCCGAAGCGCTTCGCGCGGGTCGTCGACCTCGCCCATGAGCGACAGCACCTCGATGCGCAGAGGGCCAACCGCGAGCACTTCGCCACCGTCGGTGCCTCCTCTGCGAATCGGGATCGGCGGAAG
The Phycisphaeraceae bacterium genome window above contains:
- a CDS encoding VWA domain-containing protein produces the protein MDLEFARPAAALIIPVAAILLALAVWRQRTRVAAWARFAEPALWRRLAPAASAWRPLLRAALLTAAIMSTTLALMDPRWGLRVEEIPRTGLDTFFLVDVSRSMLAEDATPNRLDRARQFVSDAIDRAAGDRVGLIEFAGAPAIRVPLTLNYGAFRTILAELSPQSAARGGTYLADAIELAIDSFPEGTGAPRALVILTDGEDMGEGDPALIAAKAAREHGIRIFTVGIGDSVDGARIPLSRGAQRTWLMHDGQEVWSRMDPELLARVAEAGEGLFVRAGTAQADFGEIYEQTVGQLERGAFEGGTIQRRTQRYVWFAGLALLLLVLESLVSDRRDGGWRRASARLEGAA
- a CDS encoding VWA domain-containing protein, which codes for MSAFSFEQAWWLLLLFVIPLFWLRPMNRAWRASVVLPGASALRQAGAASQGLLVRVRWLLPLLRSLAAALLVIGLARPVKANEQTRIFVEGIAIQIVVDRSGSMQAMDFARRGREMDRLDAVKLVATEFIAGGEGLKGRPNDLIGLVTFARFADSLSPPTLDHDYVIDVLRRIRPAGPGGEDGTAIGDGVALAVERLRGLGDDRSVDSTRRIKSRVIILLTDGENNAGDIDPMLAAEMAKALGIRIYSIGVGSRGMAPMPVQTPLGRRFVDQPVSIDEALLRRMAEMTGGEYFRAVDERSLRQIYERIDALERTATEERRYLQSSALAVEPVTIEGIRLPPLLLLAVILLGIEMLLAQTRLRSLT